One Ovis aries strain OAR_USU_Benz2616 breed Rambouillet chromosome 4, ARS-UI_Ramb_v3.0, whole genome shotgun sequence DNA window includes the following coding sequences:
- the PDIA4 gene encoding protein disulfide-isomerase A4 codes for MRPRKAWMLVLLLALTQLLAVASAGGPDEDSSDKEDAVEEDEEEDEDDDDDDDDDLEVKEENGVLILKDSNFDNFVADKDVVLLEFYAPWCGHCKKFAPEYEKIATTLKENDPPIPVAKIDAISESALASRFDVTGYPTIKILKKGQAVDYEGSRTQEEIVAKVKEVSQPNWTPPPEVTLVLTKDNFDEVVNDADIMLVEFYAPWCGHCKKLAPEYEKAAKELSKSSPPIPLAKVDATAETDLAKRFNVSSYPTLKIFRKGKAFDYNGPREKYGIVDYMMEQSGPPSEQILALKEVQELLKDGDDVIIIGVFKSESDPAYQLYQDAANNLREDYKFHHTFSTEIAKFLKVSLGKLVVMQPEKFQSKYEPKSYVMDIKDSTEAAAIAEHVVKHTLPLVGLRKAADTKRYARRPLVVVYYGVDFSFDYRAATQFWRNKVLEVAKDFPEYTFAVADEEDFATELKDLGLSESGEEVNAAILDEGGRRFAMEPDDFDADALRDFVTAFKKGKLKPVIKSQPVPKNNKGPVKVVVGKTFDSIVMDPKKDVLIEFYAPWCGHCKQLEPVYTSLGKKYKGHKNLVIAKMDATANDVTSDHYKVEGFPTIYFAPSGDKKNPIKFEDGNRDLEHLSKFIEEHATKLSRTKEEL; via the exons ATGAGGCCCCGGAAAGCCTGGATGCTCGTCCTGCTCCTGGCCCTGACGCAGCTGCTGGCAGTGGCGAGCGCCGGGGGCCCGGACGAAG ATTCTTCTGACAAAGAGGATGCCGTCGAGGAGGACGAGGAAGAGGACGAGGATGATGATGACGACGACGATGACGACTTGGAAGTTAAGGAGGAAAACGGCGTCTTGATCCTAAAGGATTCGAACTTCGATAACTTTGTGGCCGACAAAGACGTGGTACTGCTGGAGTTCTACGCTCCGTG GTGCGGGCACTGCAAAAAGTTTGCTCCAGAATACGAAAAAATCGCCACCACCTTGAAGGAGAATGACCCTCCCATCCCTGTGGCCAAGATCGACGCGATCTCAGAGTCGGCGCTGGCCAGCAGGTTTGACGTGACTGGCTACCCCACCATCAAGATCCTGAAGAAGGGGCAGGCGGTTGACTACGAGGGCTCCAGGACCCAGGAAG AAATTGTGGCCAAGGTCAAAGAGGTCTCCCAGCCCAACTGGACGCCTCCACCAGAAGTCACGCTCGTACTGACCAAGGACAACTTCGATGAAGTGGTGAATGATGCCGACATCATGCTGGTAGAGTTTTATGCTCCCTG GTGTGGACACTGCAAGAAACTGGCCCCCGAGTACGAAAAGGCTGCCAAGGAGCTGAGTAAGAGCTCTCCGCCAATCCCTCTGGCAAAGGTTGACGCCACAGCGGAGACAGACCTCGCCAAGAGGTTCAATGTCTCCAGCTACCCCACCCTGAAGATCTTCCGCAAGGGGAAGGCTTTCGATTACAACGGCCCACGGGAAAAATATG GGATCGTCGACTACATGATGGAGCAGTCTGGGCCGCCCTCCGAGCAGATCCTGGCCCTCAAGGAGGTCCAGGAGCTCCTGAAGGACGGAGACGACGTCATTATCATCGGGGTCTTTAAGTCGGAGAGTGACCCTGCCTACCAGCTGTACCAGGATGCAG CTAACAACCTGAGAGAGGATTACAAATTCCACCACACTTTCAGCACTGAAATAGCAAAGTTCTTGAAAGTCTCCCTGGGGAAGTTGGTTGTCATGCAGCCTGAGAAATTCCAGTCCAAATATGAGCCCAAGAGCTACGTGATGGACATCAAG GACTCCACGGAGGCCGCGGCCATCGCGGAGCACGTGGTGAAGCACACGCTGCCCCTGGTCGGCCTCCGCAAGGCCGCCGACACCAAGCGCTACGCGCGGCGCCCCCTGGTGGTCGTCTACTACGGCGTGGACTTCAGCTTCGACTACCGCGCGG CCACTCAGTTCTGGCGGAACAAGGTCCTGGAGGTGGCCAAGGACTTCCCTGAGTACACCTTCGCCGTGGCCGACGAGGAGGACTTCGCCACGGAGTTGAAGGACCTGGGGCTGAGCGAGAGCGGGGAGGAGGTGAATGCGGCCATCCTGGACGAGGGCGGCCGCAGGTTTGCCATGGAGCCTGACGACTTCGACGCCGACGCCCTGCGCGACTTCGTCACCGCCTTCAAGAAAG GAAAACTGAAGCCAGTCATCAAGTCCCAGCCTGTGCCCAAGAACAACAAGGGGCCGGTCAAGGTCGTGGTGGGCAAGACCTTTGACTCCATTGTGATGGACCCTAAGAAGGATGTCCTCATCGAGTTCTACGCACCCTGGTGCGGGCACTGCAAGCAGCTAGAGCCGGTGTACACCTCCCTGGGCAAGAAGTACAAGGGCCACAAGAACCTGGTCATCGCCAAGATGGACGCCACGGCCAACGACGTCACCAGCGACCACTACAAAGTCGAGGGCTTCCCCACCATCTACTTTGCCCCCAGCGGGGACAAAAAGAACCCAATTAAATTTGAGGATGGAAACAGAGACCTGGAGCATTTGAGCAAGTTTATAGAAGAACATGCCACAAAACTGAGCAGAACCAAGGAAGAGCTTTGA